One Rubripirellula amarantea DNA segment encodes these proteins:
- a CDS encoding O-antigen ligase family protein, which translates to MTEAVTHQPHHSHWHHPLLSRVSAREPLMWIALAIFASGWITFSLPNRAMPGTGGGGLDAIALMKLATRGAIWIIAGWLMTRVIYHRDSLSQLFEVRLMKTLRLLTPWIAFFGWAVCSFLWSPLKSVSIGQAIGLGSMLLLTTAVAVFATTREMREQILVCLNVMFVGYTGFVLVCHLIAPDSSGLLRDYSNVGAIGIVHPTAAGANASLGLMFAVWNWLRLPRSRSRTFCSVAIVMHVSLLLLAQSRTSLAMGLITVAIALAWGLSLQAKGKWVIAIATGMLAMVLVDPGFVLFGDAIDKAIEFVSRGQSSEDLKEVSGRAEMWSAIWHEFQSSIWIGHGYFVTSAAGKLDVWHSETNYTAHNIYLQLLVSTGIVGTAIFAWGAIRLLRELLWPPTQVQRQPHASIARELGWLRYLMVLAAFWYAGWTITCISFLGPVSTDSVFFFSLVGLCIATHLSCESTEAGALAI; encoded by the coding sequence ATGACCGAAGCGGTTACGCATCAACCGCATCACAGCCATTGGCATCACCCTTTGCTAAGCCGCGTCAGTGCTCGCGAGCCATTGATGTGGATTGCGCTGGCGATATTCGCCTCGGGCTGGATTACCTTCTCGCTGCCCAATCGCGCGATGCCAGGAACCGGCGGCGGCGGGTTGGACGCGATCGCACTGATGAAGCTTGCGACTCGCGGGGCTATATGGATCATCGCTGGATGGCTGATGACTCGGGTCATCTATCATCGCGATTCGCTAAGTCAACTTTTCGAAGTGCGGTTAATGAAGACTTTGCGTTTGCTGACGCCCTGGATCGCTTTCTTCGGCTGGGCAGTTTGTTCGTTCCTTTGGTCGCCACTGAAATCGGTGTCTATCGGCCAAGCAATCGGTCTAGGATCCATGCTGCTGCTAACCACTGCCGTGGCAGTATTCGCGACCACACGCGAAATGCGAGAACAGATTCTCGTTTGCCTGAATGTGATGTTTGTGGGCTACACCGGATTCGTTCTCGTTTGCCACCTCATTGCCCCCGATAGCTCAGGCTTGCTGCGCGACTACAGCAACGTCGGCGCAATCGGAATCGTGCACCCTACTGCTGCCGGAGCCAATGCATCACTAGGACTCATGTTCGCCGTGTGGAACTGGCTTAGGTTACCTCGTTCACGCTCACGTACATTCTGCAGCGTAGCCATCGTGATGCACGTGTCTCTGCTGTTGCTAGCGCAAAGCCGAACATCGCTCGCGATGGGACTGATAACCGTAGCCATTGCTTTGGCTTGGGGCTTATCGCTTCAAGCAAAGGGGAAGTGGGTTATCGCTATCGCCACCGGAATGCTTGCGATGGTGCTGGTGGATCCCGGCTTTGTTCTTTTTGGAGACGCGATAGATAAGGCGATCGAGTTTGTATCCCGAGGGCAGTCTAGCGAAGACCTGAAAGAGGTTTCCGGGCGCGCCGAGATGTGGTCGGCGATATGGCACGAATTCCAATCCTCCATTTGGATTGGGCACGGCTACTTCGTGACCAGTGCTGCTGGAAAACTAGACGTTTGGCATTCGGAAACGAACTACACCGCTCACAACATTTACTTACAGCTACTCGTTTCGACCGGGATTGTGGGAACGGCCATATTTGCTTGGGGTGCTATTCGATTACTTCGCGAACTGCTTTGGCCGCCCACCCAAGTACAACGGCAACCCCACGCGTCCATCGCCCGCGAGCTTGGCTGGCTTCGCTATCTAATGGTGCTAGCGGCGTTCTGGTATGCCGGTTGGACGATCACATGCATTTCGTTCCTGGGCCCCGTCAGCACCGACTCTGTGTTTTTCTTTAGCCTGGTGGGACTCTGTATCGCCACTCATCTGAGCTGCGAGAGCACCGAGGCAGGAGCACTCGCAATATGA
- a CDS encoding phenylacetate--CoA ligase family protein: protein MSRNPAPGRWHRTGGSTGDPTRVYWSHEAHREMLRAKYRMEQSFDVDFLDRKAFLWGHHGSFAPGWSGRMQRWSQSASDKFRSRLRLSAYRLGNDELDEHLARMQSFQPISLYGYSSAIYTLARHAAMRQVKVDSLRLCVLTAEPAPEFFLDTASAALGCQATIEYGSVECGLIASGYPDATLRIREDMVLVETIAQPSGLHAIVVTVLNNPSFPLLRYQIDDMACSPIVAPESGFTPISCVQGRDNDGLISRTGKHIHSMAIKHVLEADHRIRRFQVIQQESGDLDVQIEPFDLNEKINTDRIEQLLSQLVDGFAVRTTLTKQLAGNLAGKHRWIVSKRLSRPALA, encoded by the coding sequence ATGTCGCGAAATCCAGCCCCCGGCCGATGGCACCGAACCGGCGGTTCCACCGGAGACCCGACCCGTGTGTATTGGTCGCACGAGGCTCATCGAGAAATGTTGCGCGCCAAATACCGAATGGAACAATCCTTCGATGTTGATTTTTTGGACCGGAAAGCGTTTCTTTGGGGGCACCACGGCAGCTTCGCCCCCGGTTGGTCAGGACGAATGCAGCGATGGAGCCAATCCGCGTCCGATAAGTTTCGGTCCCGCTTACGACTAAGCGCGTACCGCCTTGGCAACGATGAATTGGACGAGCACTTGGCGCGAATGCAATCGTTTCAACCCATCAGCCTATATGGATACAGCTCAGCGATTTACACGCTGGCCCGACACGCCGCGATGCGGCAAGTAAAAGTCGACTCGTTACGATTGTGCGTTCTAACGGCTGAACCGGCGCCTGAGTTCTTCCTGGACACTGCCAGTGCTGCTTTGGGTTGCCAGGCAACGATCGAGTACGGATCGGTGGAGTGCGGGTTGATCGCGAGCGGCTACCCCGATGCAACTTTGCGTATACGTGAAGACATGGTCTTGGTGGAAACCATTGCTCAACCTTCAGGCCTCCATGCGATTGTTGTTACGGTCCTTAACAACCCGTCTTTTCCATTGCTGCGTTACCAAATCGATGACATGGCGTGCAGTCCGATCGTCGCACCGGAGTCGGGATTCACACCGATTTCTTGCGTACAGGGCCGTGATAACGATGGCTTGATTAGCCGCACGGGAAAGCACATTCATTCAATGGCAATCAAACACGTTCTTGAAGCCGATCACCGCATTCGTCGCTTTCAGGTCATTCAACAAGAATCAGGTGATCTAGACGTTCAGATCGAACCGTTCGACCTAAATGAAAAGATCAATACGGATCGAATCGAGCAACTTCTATCTCAGCTTGTTGACGGATTTGCGGTTCGCACAACGCTAACGAAACAACTGGCCGGCAACCTGGCCGGGAAGCATCGATGGATTGTTTCCAAACGACTTTCGCGTCCCGCCCTTGCCTAG
- a CDS encoding peptidylprolyl isomerase, which yields MFVAAVVAGADEPSENPLVQVELDTSLGKIRVQLDSDRAPQTVKNFMAYVESGFYEGTVFHRVIKDFVIQGGGRGTDLRLKDTQAAIANESDNGLKNDEYSIAMARKTDPDSATSQFFINTAGDNHSLDRDQCPDGVGYTVFGEVIAGKEVVDLIESVATRSVVDPHFPAIALGNVPIEPIVIHRVTVVEPSPEAIDSSDVLNDPSPATKEPSTATNQPSPATSEPSTATNEPSQTTEEP from the coding sequence ATGTTTGTCGCAGCCGTTGTTGCGGGTGCGGATGAACCATCCGAAAACCCTCTGGTGCAGGTTGAACTGGACACGTCGCTTGGCAAGATCCGGGTTCAGCTTGACTCTGATCGGGCCCCTCAAACTGTTAAGAACTTCATGGCCTACGTGGAAAGCGGCTTCTACGAGGGCACTGTCTTTCATCGCGTGATCAAAGATTTTGTTATTCAAGGGGGCGGACGTGGAACCGATCTTCGCCTCAAGGACACCCAAGCCGCCATTGCCAACGAATCGGACAACGGACTGAAGAATGATGAGTATTCGATCGCAATGGCTCGCAAAACCGATCCTGATAGCGCGACGAGCCAGTTTTTCATCAATACCGCTGGCGATAACCACAGTTTGGACCGTGACCAATGCCCCGATGGGGTTGGCTACACCGTCTTTGGCGAAGTGATTGCCGGGAAAGAAGTGGTGGATTTGATTGAGTCCGTTGCCACTCGCAGTGTTGTGGATCCGCACTTTCCAGCGATCGCTTTGGGGAATGTTCCAATCGAGCCGATCGTCATCCATCGTGTCACAGTGGTCGAGCCTAGCCCGGAAGCAATAGATTCCAGCGACGTACTCAACGATCCCTCCCCCGCAACGAAAGAGCCCAGCACGGCAACCAACCAGCCCAGTCCTGCAACCAGCGAGCCCAGCACGGCAACCAATGAGCCCAGCCAAACGACGGAAGAACCCTAA
- a CDS encoding glycosyltransferase, producing MKILFLHNYYQFLGGEDLSFNSEVRQLRGHGHEVVTLTRDNRDMNPPALHQIGLGKAGMAARTLWSHSASREIDRAIKLHRPDIMHCNNLFPQLSASVYRPARLAGVPVVQALRNYRYFCANSFLFRDGKVCEDCLSKSFPTSGIRHACYRDDRLATSTVVAMQWTHRTIGTWRRAVDAYFTPSEFARSVYVRGGFDPNQVHVKPNFIDPDPGPGPGQSGDAIFVGRLSQEKGLDVILRAWKRLPDPPTIQIVGDGPLREQVITMANENPRINYVGHLSHADLLQRIGDAKFLVMPSVWYETFGRTIAESFSRGTPVLASRLGAMEELVDDGVNGFLFTAGVDDDLAKQVLKIQALSRKDEMEMRQSARDRYLQHYTEPATYTKLMEIYDAAETRSRKRRGRTTVGDHRWLANEVVKPAPAIVNDLTQSSHGQSQ from the coding sequence ATGAAGATCCTATTCCTGCACAACTATTATCAGTTCCTTGGTGGTGAAGACCTTTCGTTCAATTCAGAGGTTCGCCAGCTTCGCGGGCATGGCCACGAAGTCGTGACGTTAACTCGCGATAACCGCGACATGAACCCGCCAGCTTTGCATCAGATCGGGCTGGGAAAAGCGGGAATGGCGGCCCGGACTCTTTGGAGTCACTCTGCGAGTCGTGAAATTGATCGGGCAATTAAATTGCATCGTCCCGACATCATGCACTGCAACAACTTGTTTCCCCAGCTATCGGCGTCGGTCTATCGACCGGCTCGATTGGCAGGTGTTCCGGTCGTCCAAGCGCTTCGCAACTATCGCTACTTCTGCGCTAACTCGTTCTTGTTCCGGGATGGAAAAGTTTGTGAAGATTGTCTTTCCAAGTCGTTCCCAACATCGGGAATCCGACATGCCTGTTATCGCGATGACCGCTTGGCTACCTCAACGGTGGTGGCGATGCAGTGGACTCACCGAACGATAGGAACATGGCGACGAGCCGTTGACGCTTACTTCACGCCATCGGAATTTGCGCGCAGTGTTTATGTTCGTGGCGGCTTTGATCCGAACCAAGTGCACGTCAAACCCAACTTCATTGATCCGGATCCCGGTCCAGGCCCTGGCCAGAGCGGCGACGCGATTTTCGTCGGACGCTTGAGTCAAGAGAAAGGACTCGACGTGATCTTGCGGGCTTGGAAACGTTTGCCAGATCCACCCACCATCCAAATCGTCGGCGATGGCCCGTTGCGTGAACAAGTCATCACGATGGCGAATGAGAATCCACGAATCAATTACGTTGGCCATCTTTCGCACGCTGACTTGCTGCAGCGAATTGGCGACGCGAAATTCCTAGTCATGCCTTCGGTGTGGTACGAAACCTTTGGACGAACCATCGCAGAGTCCTTTTCGCGAGGCACCCCCGTGCTAGCCTCACGTCTAGGTGCGATGGAAGAATTGGTCGACGATGGTGTCAACGGATTCCTGTTTACCGCGGGCGTTGATGACGACTTGGCGAAACAAGTGCTCAAAATTCAAGCACTCAGTCGCAAAGATGAGATGGAAATGCGTCAATCCGCTCGTGATCGTTATTTGCAGCATTATACTGAACCAGCGACCTATACCAAATTGATGGAAATCTACGACGCCGCTGAAACTCGATCACGCAAACGTCGCGGCAGAACCACAGTGGGTGATCATCGCTGGCTTGCCAACGAGGTCGTTAAGCCGGCACCGGCAATAGTAAATGATCTGACCCAATCGTCCCACGGGCAGTCTCAATGA
- the tgt gene encoding tRNA guanosine(34) transglycosylase Tgt — protein sequence MSSFKFELSHRDATTSARRGVFVTPHGPVQTPGFMPVGTQATVKGLTIDQVRATGAHMILGNTYHLALRPGHETVRKLGGLHGMTGWDGPILTDSGGFQIFSLDAINDISEEAATFRSHLDGAVIRLTPEHSIEIQESLGSDVAMVLDHVVALPAERDLVQDAMERSIRWAGRCLNAATREDQAKFAIVQGGLDVELRTQCARELASMDFQGYAVGGLSVGEAPSEMYRITAATCPELPEDKPRYLMGVGRPIDLLESVARGIDLFDCVMPTRNGRNGLAFTDGGSLKFKNAIHREDNRPIDETCPCLACKHSRGYLRHLFNAKEMLGPILLSIHNLTYYQTIMQGARAAIERGEFDAYLAEKKRGWGEVASA from the coding sequence GTGAGCTCCTTCAAATTTGAACTCAGTCACCGCGACGCGACCACTTCGGCGCGTCGCGGTGTTTTTGTTACGCCTCACGGTCCCGTGCAGACGCCAGGCTTCATGCCCGTCGGCACCCAGGCCACGGTGAAGGGTTTGACCATCGATCAGGTTCGAGCCACCGGTGCCCATATGATTTTGGGGAACACCTATCACTTAGCGCTTCGGCCTGGCCACGAAACCGTTCGAAAACTGGGTGGTCTGCATGGCATGACCGGTTGGGATGGACCGATCCTAACTGACAGTGGCGGGTTCCAGATTTTCAGCCTCGATGCGATCAATGACATCAGCGAAGAGGCGGCGACGTTTCGAAGTCATCTCGATGGAGCAGTGATTCGGTTGACACCCGAGCATTCGATTGAGATCCAAGAGTCGTTGGGCAGCGATGTCGCCATGGTCCTCGATCATGTGGTCGCACTGCCGGCGGAGCGAGACTTGGTTCAAGATGCAATGGAGCGGTCCATTCGATGGGCTGGTCGTTGCCTTAACGCTGCCACTCGCGAAGACCAAGCCAAGTTTGCGATCGTGCAGGGCGGGCTCGATGTGGAATTGCGAACTCAGTGCGCACGCGAACTCGCGTCGATGGATTTTCAAGGCTATGCGGTCGGCGGATTGAGTGTTGGTGAAGCACCGTCGGAAATGTACCGGATCACGGCGGCCACCTGCCCCGAACTGCCTGAGGACAAGCCTCGCTACTTGATGGGCGTGGGGCGGCCAATCGATTTGCTCGAAAGCGTCGCTCGTGGCATCGACTTGTTCGATTGTGTGATGCCCACTCGTAATGGACGTAACGGACTGGCATTCACGGACGGTGGCTCGCTCAAATTTAAGAACGCTATCCACCGCGAAGACAATCGTCCGATTGACGAAACGTGCCCATGTTTGGCATGCAAACATTCCCGAGGCTATCTACGGCATTTGTTCAACGCGAAGGAAATGCTTGGCCCTATTCTGCTTTCGATTCACAACTTGACTTATTACCAAACAATCATGCAGGGCGCTCGTGCGGCAATCGAGCGAGGTGAATTTGACGCTTATCTTGCCGAAAAGAAACGTGGTTGGGGCGAAGTAGCGTCGGCATAA
- a CDS encoding tetratricopeptide repeat protein, whose protein sequence is MSEVELDVLDLKEMILSNNSFGPADVGEIRGAISENYGHFGELRDAVGEMEEDESLSPAGKTKMGVCQFLLGRFKDSHETLQAADGSAMALFYQARCNFELGRYEDAIKVYEQAQTSGYNEDQCKIGIAEAHRYAGRIEEALAILDNIFGPAEQTADYMYQRAATVAAVGGRMDEALKLYQRAVQTDEHHAGALFGLALENDRMGNDEESLALYERAAKTFPTGIGALINLGLVYEDNNQFDKAQICYKRILDCYPDHPQAQLYMKDAAATGNMLYDEEAQRRNDRLAQILNMQVTNFELSVRSRNCLQKMGIETIGDLTRTSEAELLSSKNFGETSLVEIREMLTSKGLSLGQFAHEKKSSDPPIDTSHMSPDEQALLDRPISDLNLSVRARKCMNRLQLNTIGELIRKTGDDMLECKNFGVTSLNEVREKLTDLGLKMRGD, encoded by the coding sequence ATGAGTGAAGTCGAACTCGACGTTCTCGACTTGAAGGAAATGATCCTTTCCAACAACTCGTTCGGTCCCGCAGACGTGGGTGAAATCCGCGGTGCGATTTCGGAAAACTACGGTCACTTTGGTGAGCTTCGTGACGCCGTTGGCGAAATGGAAGAGGACGAATCACTAAGTCCCGCTGGCAAGACGAAGATGGGTGTGTGCCAGTTTTTGCTGGGACGATTCAAGGACTCGCACGAAACGCTTCAGGCCGCCGATGGCAGTGCCATGGCTCTGTTCTATCAAGCTCGTTGCAATTTCGAACTTGGTCGCTACGAAGATGCCATTAAGGTCTACGAACAAGCCCAAACTTCGGGCTACAACGAAGACCAATGCAAGATTGGAATTGCCGAAGCTCATCGCTATGCCGGTCGCATCGAAGAAGCCCTGGCAATCTTAGACAACATCTTTGGCCCCGCTGAGCAAACTGCTGACTACATGTACCAACGCGCGGCAACCGTTGCTGCCGTCGGTGGACGTATGGACGAAGCGTTGAAGTTGTATCAACGGGCCGTTCAAACGGACGAACATCACGCAGGTGCTTTGTTCGGCTTGGCTCTTGAAAACGACCGTATGGGCAACGATGAAGAATCATTGGCGCTTTACGAACGAGCTGCCAAGACGTTTCCCACCGGCATCGGTGCATTGATCAATTTGGGTTTGGTTTACGAAGACAATAACCAATTCGATAAGGCCCAGATCTGCTACAAGCGAATCCTTGATTGCTATCCTGACCATCCTCAGGCCCAGCTTTACATGAAGGATGCTGCCGCGACTGGCAACATGCTTTATGACGAGGAAGCTCAGCGTCGTAACGATCGTCTGGCTCAAATCCTCAATATGCAGGTCACCAACTTTGAGCTCAGTGTTCGCAGTCGCAATTGCCTTCAGAAGATGGGCATCGAAACGATCGGTGACCTGACTCGTACGAGCGAAGCTGAACTATTAAGCAGCAAGAATTTCGGCGAAACCAGCCTCGTGGAAATTCGAGAAATGCTAACCAGCAAGGGACTCTCGCTGGGGCAATTTGCTCACGAAAAGAAGAGCAGCGATCCACCGATCGACACCTCGCACATGTCGCCCGACGAGCAAGCGTTGCTCGATCGACCGATTTCCGATCTGAACCTTTCCGTCCGTGCTCGCAAGTGTATGAATCGCTTGCAACTCAACACGATCGGCGAACTGATCCGCAAGACGGGTGACGATATGCTTGAATGCAAGAACTTCGGAGTGACAAGCCTCAACGAGGTTCGCGAAAAGCTCACGGATCTTGGTCTCAAGATGCGTGGTGATTGA